DNA from Drosophila suzukii chromosome 2R, CBGP_Dsuzu_IsoJpt1.0, whole genome shotgun sequence:
TCTAAATgttacatatattatataGCCAGTGCATAATCAATCGAGATATATACGGCTACGTATATCGAGTGTGTGAGAATAGCTGGCTGCTGCGCCTTTCGTTCGCTCGTTCACTAGCTCCTCCCGTTGTTGTCCACGTTTCCTATCCTATCATGTTCCCTCTCCTCGTTCCTTcccttaaaaaaaatcaacatACTCATCCAATCATAAAAACGCAAACTATCAATGTATTTCCATTTACAAAACTGTTataattttgttgtttttgttaaCACAAACCTAGTTGTAGAACGAGCATATATGCGTACgcatacatatataattaTAACGATTAAAAGCATCAGAATTAGCCAGAGAAGAGAGCGATATACTCGAATCCGAATCAGCCGATCTAAGAAGACCACTAACTTCCAAAGCAGTAAATCAGAAAAGAAAGCACCTTAGTTTTTAACACATAACTCGCAGTAAAATCATATCTCGAGTTGCAATCGAACTAGCAAGAAGCTACAAAAAACAGATCGTCGCGACAATGACTTGTATAAATAGTTGGCGAGAGCGAGATCGAAATCGGGCTATAACCCTCGGATCGTAACATTAGTTTCCCTGTTAATTTtgtgaattttaaaatatttgccaaTGTGCGACACGAATTTGTAattgatatataaatgtatCTCTTTGGATCTGGTGAGCAGAGGTTGCGATGATTTTGAATGTTATTGCAATTAAATTGGAATAATTTCAAAGAAATTTGTATATGGTGTATGTCTATTGATAACCAAAATCTATACTATGCTATGCTATAAGTGTATCAATAAAGAAAAGAACAAGCCCAAAAAGCGAAATTATTAAGGGCGAGAAGGGATTTCATCAAAAACTCTAGAGCGCTCTGGAAATACGAATAaccatatttaaaaaaaagcgtcaaattccttgaaaatgaaagaaaacaaaagagaAAATTTTAACCCCATGTGGAATAGCGAATCTTTATCGATATGAACCCCAATTGATTGAGAATTAACAATTTTACCGCCAAATTTCAAATTCAAAAGTACTAAAAGTCGGTCAAAGCTAAAACTATCGATACTTGAGCAGGCCCGGATAATCATCGATACAGgctaatttttataaacatcgATACACTAATTTAGTTtccttaaatatatttaaatgatacaccaaaaatgaaaagaaaagtattatattaaattaattatattattcaTCCGAGAAAAAGGCACAATCCTTTTAATTTATCAAGTTAGCTTTGCCTTAAAATATAACgatatcaatatttttttaataaaaaatatcgaAAATATCACATCCCTATCCTATCAGAAGCGCCAAAATTTTACGTTTATTAGGATTAAGACTATTTTTATTGAACTAAAACAGAGAGTTAGCAAATCAGCCTTTAGGAAAGGCATACAAAATTCTTCGGCAACGTATTCTTCATAAGATTCCCTCATCATGTCCTTCTTCGGAGCCAACACGTCGCTGGGAGCAACAAGCACGCCTACCAAGAGTGAGTTGCCGTAAACAAAACCTCATGCCCTCTTCTCCAGGTACTTGTGGGGCCCGATCCCACTTGGTGGTGGCTGCAGAAGCTTTTTGGCGTCCTGCAGGCTGTGGATACGGATGTCCTTGGGATCGATGCTACAATAGGGCAGTGAGTGGGTTTTTAAGAACTATAGCTCTACCAGACATTCAACATGCTCACCCCTTCTTGTGGACCACATAGACCACATATCCCACGAAACCGAGCACGAGGATCAGCAAAATATAGACCACAGCCATATCCCACGACCAGTAGACGTCCAGTGCTCGAGGCGAACTGAGGGCGCAGCTTAGAATTACAAAAACCGAAATCGGAGATAAGATCTCAAGGCGGAAGCCTAGTTTCCAAAACACTGACCCATTTTTCTGTCTTCTTATCGCCCGCTCAGCAACTGGTGGCCTCTTTGGATCGCCGTTTGGAGCAACAGCCGCTACCAGCCAGCCAGCACCCGCATTTGGAACCCAGGCCGCACAGACATCGGCCTTTGGCACCCAACAGGCTACATCAGCCTTTGGAGCAGGTTCCGCCTTTGGAGCACCCGCTGCTGCTCCGGCTTTCGGTGCCCCGTCAGCTGCTCCGGCCTTTGGAGCCGCCACATCAACTCCTGGCTTTGGCGGCTCCGCCTTTGGCAGTGCTCCGGCCTTCGGAGCGGCAACAACTACAGCAGCTGGTACGGGTATTGGCGGAGGTGGGTTCGGTGGATTTGGAGCAGCTCCTGCAACGAGTCAGGCCAGTTTATTCGGCGCTCCAGCGACCAGTGCAGCACCTCCGGCTTTTAGTGGATTCGGCCAGCCTGCTGCAAGTGCAGCGCCAGCAAGTGGATTTGCAGGCTTTGGGGCAACCACAACATCGGCACCTGCTTTCGGCGGCTTCGGAGCCAACCAGTCCACTAGCTTTGGGGGCGGAGCCTTCGGATCCAGTGAGTTGATTTAGCCAATTAGCCTTTGTGTGGTATTCCTAACCTGGTTCGTGTTTCAGCCTTTGGAAAGCCAGCAAATTCGACAGTCACGCCGGGATTTGGTGGTTTTGGTGGCACTAACTTCATGCTTGGACAGCCGCAACAGCAGCCAGCGCCCATTTCGGCCGATGAGGCGTTTGCCCAATCCATTCTAAATGTTTCCATTTTTGGCGATGACCGGGATAAAATAGTGGCGAAATGGAACTACTTGCAGGCGACATGGGGAACTGGAAAGATGTTCTACTCCCAGAGTGCGGCGCCGGTGGACATTACGCCAGAGAACTTGATGTGTCGCTTTAAGGCCATCGGTTATAGTCGCATGCCGGGCAAAGATAACAAACTGGGACTGGTGGCCCTCAACTTCTGCAGAGAACTGTCTGCCGTTAAGTAAGTTTGTTAAAGTAATTTTCCGGACCATGGTATTTATAACCTTTACTTTAGGCCACACCAGCAGCAAGTGGTGCAAACCCTGCACAGTCTATTTGGCAGCAAGCCCAACATGATGGTTCACATTGATTCCATCAAGGAGCTGGAGAACAAAAAGTGTCAGATGGTTATCTATGTGGAGGAGAAGCTTCAGCATGCACCTAACGAAAGCAAGCGTATATTGGCCACCGAGCTCTCGAACTACCTGAATCAGCCATCGCTGAAACCCCAACTTAACAATCTTGGCATTGGAGAAGCTTTGGCTCTGGTCTTGCCCGACGAGGATCAGTTAAAGGAGTATCTGGAAAATCCCCCTAGAGGCGTGGATCCGCGCATGTGGCGTCAGGCCAATTCGGACAATCCAGATCCCAGCAAATTTATCCCAGTGCCAATGGTGGGTTTCAACGACTTGAAGTGGCGCGTTAAGTGCCAGGAGCAGGAAACGGACACACATGCCTTGTACATGAAGAAAGTGGAGGGTGAACTCACGGAATTAAGACAGCGTCACGCCACGGCCACAGCCAAGATTCTGGAGCACAAACGGAAATTAGCCGAGCTCGGACATCGCATACTCAGGGTAGGAAAATAGTGATCTGGAGCGCTTCATTATCATGCTTTGTCTGCTTTGTCATTCCCAGATTATTGTAAAGCAAGAGTGCACCCGTAAGGTGGGCACTTCCCTGACGCCCGAGGAAGAGGCCATGCGCACTAAGCTCCAGAACATGCAGGCCGTCGTGTCCGCTCCCACCCAGTTCAAGGGCCGCCTCAGCGAGCTGCTCTCCCAAATGCGCATGCAGCGCAACCAGTTCGCCGTTAACGGAGGAGCCGAATATGCCATCGACAAGGAGGCCGAGGACGAGATGAAGACCTTCTTGACCATGCAACAACGCGCCATGGAGGTGTTGAGCGAGACAGTCAACAAGGACCTGAAGGCACTCGATGTTATCATTAAGGGACTGCCCGAACTGCGGCAATCGTGATAGGAAAATGTCTGATATGTTGAATAAATCCCTCATATGTTGAACACAAGCCGACGATTTGCGATGATCTCGAGTCAACGAACAAGTTGTGGCCGTTACACTTTTGCCATTATGCCGTCGTTTAGCATTTCCTGCAGCTTTGAACTTGCACTTTTACGGGCAATGAGTCGAAACAATCGAAACGGGTTCACACATTCGTCCCCATTGCTGCGGAAATAATTGTGTGGGTCAATGCACTTGCAATGAAAATGAACAGCCTAGCTGTTTCGGTGCGCCCGACTTTTCCCTGGCCACTGCCTGAAATTGGACAATTTCAACGGCCAGGCGGCAGGCAATCGCTTGGACTCATTATGAGTGACAAACGGTTCGTCTCTGGCGGTTCCAGTTTATTCAACTCCAGCATCGACTTCGGGATCGCTGTTACATTAACATTATTATGCGCTCTGGTGTGTGCATACATGTGCCCATGCAGTCTAGTTTGTCTCGTTACATATTTATTTCTCGTGTGGGAAACTATGTAGTTTTCTCCCAGCCAACCAGGCTCCGGGCTGGTTTGTTGTTGGCCATTGATGGCGGAGACTTCCGAGCTTCCGTTTCGAGCACGTAGCGCCAGTATAAATGAATTGGCTAGCTGCAAGGAGGCCTCACTTCGTGTGAGATCTCTAAAAGTGAAGGTGGTCAAATTGGAGCACTGCCTATGAGAAGTCGAAAGTGATTCGTTCGTTTAGAGCTATTGGAATTATATTGGACATGAACAGTTTATTGGTTGTGAGTTTAGGGAATCCCTGATAAGCGTGAAAATCGGACTAAGTTCTCCCATCCTTGCAGCTGATCTTGGTCGCCTTTTGCTGCAGTGTGGTTGCCAAGCCTCCTGCGGCTCGGCGGGCACAACTGCACGACGATGTCCAGCTCATCCATCCCCACATCATTACTATAGAGCGTTTAGAGAACCTGCTCCGGCGTGCTGGCGAAATCTTTGGGCCCGCTCTGGAGGAAGATGCCATGGCGGAGGCCAGTAGCCAGGTGCAGGAGCAAGTGCAGCCCCAGCAGCGACTGCTGCCACCCACGGAGCAGCCGTATAACTTCTACTTGCCGCTCTTCGACTATGTGGAGCCCAAGCTGGATGCCAAGAGCCGGATGATGGAGAAGATTGCTCCTCCGCCGCAGAAGTCAGAGCACAACTACTACGCGGACAAGCCAAAGAAGAAGCCAAAGAAGTTCAATGCGGCCAACAAGCACATCAACCTCAATCTCAAGTGGCTAAACACCTACGAGAAGGCCATGGGAGGAGCCACTGCCCCCAAGGCCATGTATCTCGAGCAGGACGAGCGCAACCGAATAAATTTCGATGACTCCTTCTTTGCGGTGGACATGCAGGTGAAAATGCCGGACAATCAGCCGCACAAGGAGTCGGCCTCGCCCGCAGAACTCCTGCAGCATGGCGAGGAGCAGGCGGAGGAGGATCTGATGGCGGCTCCGGCGCAGTTAGCCTTCAACTTCAAATCTCCCGTCCAGCACGAACGTCGCGCATAGATGGGAATTGTTTTTTGTTATAGGTTTTAGTCAGTTGTATAAAAATGCTACAATAAATGCACTGCGTGTGAGTAAAGGCTAAATTAAAGCTCCGCTTACTGGGCCGCCTCCTTCTTCTTCCGCAGCTCCTTGCAGAAGGTCTCGGCGGCAGCAGCCTCGCGAGAAACGGGCTGGTTTTTGAGggcttcctcctcctccattTTCTTGACTCCCTCGCGAACCACGCGCTCGATGTCGTCCAATAGACCGGACGCTCCAAAACGGAACCTCTCGGGACGCAGCCAGCGGATGCCCAGGGTTTCGTTGACTAGCGTCATCCAGGCAATCGCATCTCTCACAGTCTTAACTCCTCCGGCTGGCTTAAGCCCCACAATCTGGCAGGTGCGCCGCTTGAACTCCTGGATGGCGAATATCATAACCAGGCCAACGGGCAGAGTAGCATTGACGGTCTCCTTTCCAGTGGAGGTCTTAATGAAATCCGCTCCTGCCATCATGCAAACCATGGCTGCCTTGTAGACCTGAAAGGAGCCAAGGAATTTATAactacatatttaaattatttaggCGAAGATGTTCATACATTCTCCATGGTGCCCAGCTCTCCGATGGCCAGAATGGTTTTCAAATGAGCCCTCTGTCCACATGCACTGCGCATGAGCACCACCTCGTTGTACAGGGCCTCCCAGTCGCCCACCAGGGCCAACTGGCGATTGATCACAATGTCGATCTCCGTGGCGCCGGCCAAGATGGCGTGGCTGATCTCCTGCAGGCGCGTCTGCAGGCCGTACTGGCCGGTGGGAAAGCCCGTGGCCACCGCTGCAATGGCCACCTTGTCCAGTTTGTCGTACTGCTGGAGCGTTGTGTACACATCCTTCACTCTGGCCGGATAGACGCAAACGGCAGCCGTGTGCATCTCTGGGATGAGGGCTCGATCGAAGAACTTGTCGAAGAACTGCGGCTCAAAGGGGTAGCAGGCGCGGAGGCACAGCCTCCGGACATTGGCAGCCGTATCATCGCCGGCCAAGGTGGTCAGATCGGTCAGCATCAGAGCTCGCAGTGCCCAGGCGATCTCGTTGGGCCCGGTGACATGGCAGCGCTGCGACACCGTCATGGCGATCTCCTCGATCTGGCGCAGCGAGATGTTCACCGTCAGCAGCGAGGGGTCTGCAAACAATcattaaatatacatatatatttatctacTTTGTTCGCATGTGCCGACTCACCAAAAGGCAGGGTTTTGTTTACTTCCAATTCCTTCACATCCATGTTGCTTATCACCGTCAAAACCCCAAAATTTCGCAGATTAATTTCAACTTGAAGGAACAATCGATCACTTGTTCCTGACCTTTAATCTTCTCCCGAACCTCAACCGAAAGAAATTAGGAGAACTCTTATCAATTTGATTATTAAACAGCTGATGGCAGTGTTGCCAGATTGCGCTGTATAACTTATAATTTTAGAGATCGAAACCGTTTCAAGATCACCTATGACAAACTATTTTGTAATCCTAAAGTAGAgattgtattttaaaatataaaatgttacaAATAAACGCTTGGGTAACTTTGTCTATTTTGTTTATTGCTTCTTTAATACTTGCGAAAGTCATCTATTGTAAATATTGCATTTTTGATAGGGATTAATATGTAcaagaaacttttttttaaaaattccacGACACCGAGGtagaaaacaaataatttaattgcgCTAATTGAACTACTGCTTTGTGACATAGGGTTTTTAGCGATGTTTGGCCCACTGCTCCCAGTATTCCCGCTTCTGCATTTCGTAGAGCCGAGATAAAGTGCGATCGAAGGCGAACAGCTCTTCCTCACCGGTGAAAAAACTGGATTTGGATTCGCTCTGTTAAGGGAGA
Protein-coding regions in this window:
- the Nup54 gene encoding probable nucleoporin Nup54; protein product: MSFFGANTSLGATSTPTKTTGGLFGSPFGATAATSQPAPAFGTQAAQTSAFGTQQATSAFGAGSAFGAPAAAPAFGAPSAAPAFGAATSTPGFGGSAFGSAPAFGAATTTAAGTGIGGGGFGGFGAAPATSQASLFGAPATSAAPPAFSGFGQPAASAAPASGFAGFGATTTSAPAFGGFGANQSTSFGGGAFGSTFGKPANSTVTPGFGGFGGTNFMLGQPQQQPAPISADEAFAQSILNVSIFGDDRDKIVAKWNYLQATWGTGKMFYSQSAAPVDITPENLMCRFKAIGYSRMPGKDNKLGLVALNFCRELSAVKPHQQQVVQTLHSLFGSKPNMMVHIDSIKELENKKCQMVIYVEEKLQHAPNESKRILATELSNYLNQPSLKPQLNNLGIGEALALVLPDEDQLKEYLENPPRGVDPRMWRQANSDNPDPSKFIPVPMVGFNDLKWRVKCQEQETDTHALYMKKVEGELTELRQRHATATAKILEHKRKLAELGHRILRIIVKQECTRKVGTSLTPEEEAMRTKLQNMQAVVSAPTQFKGRLSELLSQMRMQRNQFAVNGGAEYAIDKEAEDEMKTFLTMQQRAMEVLSETVNKDLKALDVIIKGLPELRQS
- the LOC108008172 gene encoding uncharacterized protein, whose product is MNSLLVLILVAFCCSVVAKPPAARRAQLHDDVQLIHPHIITIERLENLLRRAGEIFGPALEEDAMAEASSQVQEQVQPQQRLLPPTEQPYNFYLPLFDYVEPKLDAKSRMMEKIAPPPQKSEHNYYADKPKKKPKKFNAANKHINLNLKWLNTYEKAMGGATAPKAMYLEQDERNRINFDDSFFAVDMQVKMPDNQPHKESASPAELLQHGEEQAEEDLMAAPAQLAFNFKSPVQHERRA
- the Dera gene encoding deoxyribose-phosphate aldolase; protein product: MDVKELEVNKTLPFDPSLLTVNISLRQIEEIAMTVSQRCHVTGPNEIAWALRALMLTDLTTLAGDDTAANVRRLCLRACYPFEPQFFDKFFDRALIPEMHTAAVCVYPARVKDVYTTLQQYDKLDKVAIAAVATGFPTGQYGLQTRLQEISHAILAGATEIDIVINRQLALVGDWEALYNEVVLMRSACGQRAHLKTILAIGELGTMENVYKAAMVCMMAGADFIKTSTGKETVNATLPVGLVMIFAIQEFKRRTCQIVGLKPAGGVKTVRDAIAWMTLVNETLGIRWLRPERFRFGASGLLDDIERVVREGVKKMEEEEALKNQPVSREAAAAETFCKELRKKKEAAQ
- the LOC108008315 gene encoding uncharacterized protein, translated to MAVVYILLILVLGFVGYVVYVVHKKGIDPKDIRIHSLQDAKKLLQPPPSGIGPHKYLEKRA